In Chroicocephalus ridibundus chromosome 4, bChrRid1.1, whole genome shotgun sequence, one genomic interval encodes:
- the IRX6 gene encoding iroquois-class homeodomain protein IRX-6, with amino-acid sequence MSFSQFGYPYSTTSQFFVPASPSTTCCEAAPRSGPDASSAPAAASLCCSPYESRLLAPGRAELNAALGMYGTPYATGQGYGNYLPYSAEPAALYTALNPQYEIKDGAGTLHSGIAQPTAYYSYDHSLGQYQYDRYGTVDFSGSARRKNATRETTSTLKTWLYEHRKNPYPTKGEKIMLAIITKMTLTQVSTWFANARRRLKKENKMTWSPKNKAGEERKEETPREEEEYGAESEDTEQKSCKEDKELRFSDLDDLEEEEEEEEEEEAGKPEKGRASSLQEAPSLGAALPEAPRSDCCLPGPFRAFPCAKAPAADFAPAALPGPPPPYAPAEKPRIWSLARTAGASAARRGSPEGGGAAGELPLPAKAFRSSAFNLQPLPRSCASHRGLGEPCQYAAAGEGFGRGAKGGPGGAELSGTCLERLRTAFRPVLRR; translated from the exons ATGTCCTTCTCTCAGTTCGGATACCCCTACAGCACCACTTCACAG TTTTTcgtccccgccagccccagcacgACCTGCTGCGAGGCCGCCCCCCGCTCCGGCCCGGATGCCTCCTCggcgccggccgccgcctccctctgctgctccccgtACGAGAGCCGGCTGCTGGCGCCCGGCCGCGCCGAGCTCAATGCGGCGCTGGGTATGTACGGGACCCCGTACGCCACCGGCCAGGGCTACGGCAACTACTTGCCCTACAGCGCCGAGCCCGCCGCGCTCTACACCGCGCTG AACCCCCAGTATGAAATCAAGGACGGCGCCGGCACGTTGCACTCGGGAATCGCGCAGCCCACTGCCTACTACTCCTACGATCATTCCTTGGGGCAGTACCAGTACGACAG GTACGGGACGGTGGATTTCAGTGGTTCGGCCAGACGCAAAAATGCAACGCGAGAGACGACGAGCACCCTCAAGACCTGGTTGTACGAGCACCGCAAAAACCCCTACCCCACCAAAGGAGAGAAAATCATGCTGGCCATTATCACCAAAATGACCCTGACGCAAGTGTCCACTTGGTTTGCTAACGCCAGACGGAGgctcaagaaagaaaacaaaatgaccTGGTCTCCCAAGAACAAAgcgggggaagagaggaaagaagaaaccccCCGGGAAGAGGAGGAATACGGTGCGGAGAGCGAAGACACAG agcagaagagctgTAAGGAGGACAAGGAGCTGCGGTTCAGCGACCTGGACgacctggaggaggaggaggaggaggaggaggaggaggaggcggggaagCCGGAGAAGGGCCGGGCCAGCTCCCTGCAGGAAGCCCCCAGCCTCGGCGCGGCGCTGCCCGAGGCTCCGCGTAGCGACTGCTGCCTGCCCGGACCCTTCCGCGCCTTTCCCTGCGCCAAGGCCCCTGCCGCGGACTTCGCacccgccgccctgcccggcccgccgccgccctaCGCGCCCGCAGAGAAGCCGCGCATCTGGTCGTTGGCGCGCACCGCCGGGGCCAGCGCGGCGCGCAGGGGCAGCCCCgagggcggcggcgcggcgggggagctgcccctgcccgccAAGGCCTTCCGGAGCTCCGCTTTCAACCTGCAGCCGCTCCCGCGGAGCTGCGCGTCCCACCGCGGCCTGGGGGAGCCGTGCCAGTACGCGGCGGCGGGCGAAG GCTTCGGGAGGGGCGCCAAGGGCGGCCCGGGAGGCGCCGAGCTTAGCGGGACCTGTTTGGAGAGGCTGCGGACGGCGTTCCGGCCGGTGCTGCGGAGGTGA